Genomic window (Festucalex cinctus isolate MCC-2025b chromosome 7, RoL_Fcin_1.0, whole genome shotgun sequence):
aataaatttttttgaaacactataattatgcaagttcttttggatgaaactacatttattaaattattttaaaatttaaaaaaggtgtaaatgtataaatttccacaactcaaaaattaggattaataatcttttttttttaatgattttgctgattttgtaattgtggcgtgtaataattgaaattgtaattgaatttcaattaattgcacagccctacttttagctaatgctaatccgCTCTAACGAAGCAGTTCGGCTTACCTTTTCGCTTTGTTGTCTTTCATATTGTGCAATATGGTCATTGATTGAAAATGGCGGATCTTCGCCCAGCCTAGCTTTTAAGTCATGGGTGGAGATTATGTAAATTAGCCACATTGTGATGTCACTGTGGggcacaactgaaaaaggctttCTATTTTGCGGAACTAGGCAGATAAAAGATGAACTTTGTTGTTTAATTTCGACAATTCATCCGCAAGATGTTAAAAAGTCAATTGTACACAATATGACGACTTTTATGAAGCCATTTGCTACTGTTTACATCATTGGTTACACAACAGCAGTGATTAAAAATCAGCATCAGGTCTGTGCGGAGCGTCTCCATGTGGTGCAACACCAAACATCTGGTTCTGCTTTAGCCGGCATGGGGTCGCCCCCGCTAAGCCTCCGAACCCCTGCAGGGGTGAGGGTCGACCCGCTTGGCAGAGCGGGCAGGACGGAGATTAGAATGCGCTTGCACAACAGTGGAGGAGACACTTTTGTTGCTCTTTAGGGTTTGTACTTAGTCGTAGGATGGCACCATatggtctttatttattttattttattttcccccttaaaaatgttaattagtGGAAGCAGTGCCGTAAACTATggaagcttttgaaaaaaaaataatcttgtgaaataaacaaaaaacaaaaacaaaaaaacaattgatcaGCCCTTTTCAGTAGTCACACATTCATTTGGTGGTCACTctttctaaactttttttttccccgtcccCGAAACAAGAACTTTCCCAGGCTGGAAGCGTGAcatctggagaaaaaaaagaaaaaacgtaaCCAGCAGGTTGTCGGCCCTCAGAGGATTTATAGCAGTATGTCGTTTGTGATGTGGAACCTGTATGAGGTAAAAGGTCACGTGAAAGCGACAAAGTGGCCTGCTCAATGTACAtgaaagatgttttattttgtgttataaaGAAGTTGcttttaaagttgttgtttttttaaacggtcATACAAATATAAACATTTGTTATCCAAGCACATAAAAGGTCATAAATTTAATAATGTCTCACTTTTTAATACCTGTGCaaatttaaatttgtattattgATTATGTCATTTTCATGGTTTGGCCTAAAATAACATTTGGTAGGATTCGAGTTAGACAACAAACAAACGTCTCAATGCACACGTGCACAAACTAAATCCAGACGCATGCTGGGTTGTCCATAAATATGCCCATAATAAACATGTGGCATGATTTTACACAGCCTGGAGCATCTCCCTGCTATGTTTGTTGTGGCTTCGTCATTTCAAAACAGGATTCGTTAAACAGCACTGTGAAATATTTATTGCTGCCTTATTGTATTTACGCAGCACTCACAAGTCTTTGGTGGtactactataaaaaaaaaaaaatactacatgCATAAGGTGAAAAATTTCACCATTATCCAGTTTcacgtatatttaaaaaaacaaacaaacaaacaaacccatgcATTCCTGCTTTGGTACAATTTAATTAAGgccgggtttttgtttttgttttttgttttttgttttttgttttttgttttttgtttttttattttaattttaaagtggAACAATTTGATTTAGTTTGGTTCATATGGATTATGATGTGATTAGAGATACAATAATGGAATTAGTTTGTCATTTTACAGTATGAATGAACTTGTTAGGAAGCTACAGCAAAAGTCAAATTTCCTTCAAATATATATCGCTCCAATAAACGACGGTTCTATACGTATCTCAATAAATGAAGTATAAGGACTCAATTCGGTTTGATTCAAAGCACTCCCATCTCTTATCTGATTCAAATCCTTTTTGTgctacacccctaatatataaatatatctttttcaaaatatttttgaggccttgtactgtactgtgaaccagtggttggggaccactgccGTCGAATAACCAGTGTGAAAAAGTTTGGGTCCTGACAGAAAAATTGGTACAttggaagtcttttttttttttttttccccacctttaCCCTTGAGAACTTTGcccacaataataatgataataataacaatgataataataataaaaattctatTCTGTTGCAAATCTGTATTGAGATGATTAAATTCTGGAATCGCTCTCGATCTAAACTGTCTGTTTCACTGTGTGAAAGGTACCAATGCAGGATGTGGGAGGTTCAAGTTAAGCCATGAATTTGTGGAATTTGAAATTGAATGCCCGAAGGAGTGTTTAACGTCCGAGACTCACGACTTGGCCCTCGAGCTGTGAGGCCACCACAGCCATGTGAATGCAATTCGGGCAAGGCAATGTCCAGCGTTGGCGAGTTCTGTTGACAAAATCCAAAATCTACAGTTGTGTCTCGTTTGTGCCAATTTGGCTAGAGACAGCAAAAATTTATTCCGTGGTGAGTCTCGACATTGTGGTCACAGCAGGTCACGTACAGTTAATTTCCTTGAGAATCCTCTTTATCTCTTTCCAGGTTTAGTCAAGGACGTGTGTGAAAGGTTACACACATTGTGTATGAATGACGTATGCCAGCTTTACATGGCAGCCCGCTGAGGACACGCGGCTCCCTCCTGCTTTAAATAAGCACGGGCAACAATAGCAGCGTCTGCCATCTGCTCTCTCAAACAACTAAATCCTCCTCCTCTCTCTTTCCCTGTTACTCCCCAGGGTCTACACAGGTGAGGCTACCGCGAAAGACGTCGGCCCATCTGTCAGTCGACGTGTCGAGTGCCTCGGATGCAAACAAGGATCAGCGGAGAGAAAACGTGAGGGAGGAAAAGAAGTCGGCTATTCAAAGAGCACCCCGCTTGCTATTTTGGCTGCGCTGTGGCCAGGGAGTGTCTCGCTTGAGAGTCctctctgacaaaaaaaaggaccgCCTGCCTATCCAAAAGATTACCCCACTCTGAAAAAAgagacaccaaaaaaaaacaaaaaaaaaacgcagtggTTTCCTCAAATGCTCCCCTCCCAATTTCCAGGAATGAAACTCGTGTGTTGAAGGACAGACAACACCAAAAAGGGACAACAGATTGGATGTCTTTCCTATTCTGTTGAATCAACATGAAGCCGTTGACCCCCATTGGATCCCCGTCCCCCCTGCGGCTCCTCAACAAGGGTCCGGACTACCTGCGGCGGCAGATAGACGGCGGGAGCCACGGTCGAGCTATTAGCGCTGTGGAGAGGCTGGAGGCAGACAAGGCCAAGTATGTCAAGAGCCAGCAGGTCATCAACACCAAACAGGAACCCGTGTTGGTGCCGTGCGCCACTCCACCGCCGCCTCGCAGGGTTTTCGCCACGCCTGGCGGCTTCAGCCCCCAACTCCCACCACGGCGTTTATCCAGCAGCCCCTTCTCCACTCTCTCTGGATCTTTTACCTCCAGGGACGAAAATGAAAACGACGACTCCAGAAAGGAGAACCAACTATCTTCCGTTGACATCGAGGCTCATAACAACGTAATCAACGGGAAGCCGCCCAATCCCAGAAAGCCGGGATTTACCACCTTGGTGGCACCGCACAGTGCACCTGTCCTCCGCAGGAGCACCGGCAAACGCATGCTGAGACCTGACTCGCTCGTCATCTACCGGCAGAAGAAAGAGTGCAAGAATCCCAACGGAGAGAACGGCAGTGTGGAGCTTAAGGGATACAGCTTTGTCCGCCGCCTCTTCCAGGGTTCAATGAGGGAGAAAGGTGGTGGAGGAGTCCACAAGATGGTCATCGGGGAGGAGAAAGCGCCCTCGCGGGACGGAGAGTCCCGCATGTCATGGACTAACGATAAGGATACAACAGACTGTGGGCCGGGAAGCAGGAGGTCCAGCAAAACAGACCAGGAACATAGCCCAGGGTCCATCACCAGACCAGGGCTGAACACGACACTAGACCATACCAATGATGGGTCTAAAGTTACCACTGACGACCGCATGGACGACAACGATCCATGGAGACGTGCGTCGCCACAATCTTCATCATGCAGGAGCAAGTTTGCGGGGTTGCACCGTTCGAAATCGGACCTGTATCTCCGTTGCTCTGTAGCTTGGTCCGAGCAGGAGCAGTTCTTTGACTTTTGCGGCCTGGACACAGACCTGATCGACCGCCTCGGTCGGGAGAACTTCCTGTCTGGCGCCAGCTCCATGGACACCCTTTCACTGGCTCTGCGCAGTGTCGCCGGAGACGGCGGCACAGAGCCCAGCGAGTTCTCCCGTCACTCCGGAGACGGGTTGTTTCAGGAGGAGCTGGCCGAGCAGCCTCCCACTGGAGTGTCCATCATAGAGAGGAACGCTCGGGTCATCAAGTGGCTCTACGGGTGCAAGAATGCTGCCCGTGAAGGACCTAAAGAGTCTACGGTTTGATCCAGAGGACCAGGCTTAGTTCTAGTACTATATGCAGTAGCTTTCTTTGGCACATTGTTTACATCAGTACTTTGGTGGTTGCTTCTTGAAAAACGGTTTTGCCAAATGACTTCTACTGAACCTATTTATGGATGTCATGGAAACCTCATCTGCAGGTGGACTGTTTCCGGATACAGAACTGAACAGAACTGGATTCTGAACTGTTTTTTGGCGCACATAGCTATAATAATTGTCTTCTAGTAATGACAGCAAAGATTTCGTGAACTAAATCCGTGGAGAAATGCTGAGTAAAGTGAACCATGAGTACCTCATAAAGAAATGTCTCAGTTTTAGATGAGAGCgtgttgctttttattttgctcTTTTAAACGCAGGCGTTGGATCAAACATGTAAGACACCCCTGTGGGGTTAATGTACTGAAATGGACAGAGAAAGGGGATTCAGATAGAgctttgtttttactttatttttctaGACACTGTCCTGATAATTGCTTGTGACACCATTGAATACCACTGAGGATTACTGGGAACCTGTAAAATATGCTATGTACACCAGACAATTTGTTACAATAAGCTTTTCAATATGTTATGGTCACCACTCAAAAGCCCCTTTCACGTTGCTAAGGTACAACGATCGAACAGGCACTTGGTCTCCTGGCATTTCTGAAGGGCgcatttagataattaaattcATGTCAATGTCAATGCCGGCGTCCTGGACGATAATATTTGCTTTTCAGCCTTCTGCCGTATACTACGCAATAGGCAGACAAATTCATGACCTTAACCACCGTCGTCATTCCACATCGGCACCGCGCTCATTACTTTGACGACCGTGGgccagtgtgaaaggggcttaaaacaaaaagacaGTCAAGATGTCAGCTGTTCAGTGATGAGCTGCATGTGGCGGTAAAGCCTCGAAGATAAACCGCAGATTCTACCTCACTTCATTCATCACTGACTATCTCCACGAATAGGTCACCTGAGATTCGGGGGTCTTCCAAGGTATGCTGGGGGTTAAACCGAGGTTCTCACATGTGactaatgaaataagttaataTAATGACTCGCAACTTTGATAGCTCTACCCATATTTATCATCTCCCAGGCGCATTCCTTCAACTGGACCTACTTTTGCCTTTGTTTGCATGTTTACAAAATAGATCATTTTTGTGACGTATGTGTATGAAAGACTGTTTTCTACTCCAAAGAGATGTGTATCATGTACACtgcaaataaatgcaaataatgACTGATTATGACTGTTTCTGGTTTGTTTTTGGTAATGTAACAGGTGTCGGGACCTGGTATCAAACCAGGAACACCTTTGGACAATAAGTGACAAATGAAGTTAAATACTGTATTGGCAGTTAAAAAGCCATTTAGGACATTATGACATAATATCAACATGTAATAAAGTCTTACCTTTAGATAATATGTCGAGGGACCCCGTAATAAGGCATCTCTCAAAGCATGATTAGTTCCCTCAGATCAGATATTGCTTTCGTTCAATGAGCCAACTATTTCTACAGGCGTTACCTTTTTCAGTTACATATCATGATGTAAATTAGCCGTAAACCTGGGAACTGTTTTAAATGGTCATGAAAGCCtaatttgttttctttaagGGCTTTTAAGGATCCAAACATCTGGATTTGTACTTCGCctacacatttcttttttttaaggataGAAAACGTGAACCTTCTTCCATCTTTTTGCaaacgcagcagcagcagcaagacAATTAGCCTTTTGTGTCAGACTCACTGACCGGAGGGCCTGCTGTGACATCCTGTTTTGGGTTCACAGGACAAGGTTTAAACATATGCTCATGTTTTGGGTTTGGCTACTCTCCCCTCCCGTCTTTTCTTCGTCTAGTGTCTGCTACCCTGAAATAAACAAGACACCAGTTGGCAGAGGACAATTCTCGTTGTATAATTGTAGGGATGGACAGGATCAGGGAAGTGCTGAGCAAGCAAAGTCAGACGGAACAGAAACACCCTAAAAAAAGTCTGCAACAAACCACGTGAGGCTGCTGATGTGGGTTTTCATTCACGTAAAATCTCTACGGGAGGTCCAAAGACCTACAACCTGACCCAATTATGACGACGCTAATTAGAAAAGCCTCTGGAATCCATTTGTCATTCATTTTCCACTTTTTGGTGGCACGCATCCAACAGCCCAGTTTACATACATCCAAGTGACCTCAAACTGTATCCATGTATTCTGTCACAGGGTTTTTCTTGCTTTCCTTTCTCTGAAGAGTCAACATCATGTGTGTCAGGGTTAGTATGCCCCCTGAAGTGTGTCAAATCTGGCCTAGTTCTTCTGCACCGGTAGCTGCAGCAGACTGGCGATGTCTATGTTGGCTTCATGGCTTCAGGGACAGACACACTTTGGAGTTTAGGGATAGCCCAGTAGTAGAGATCAAGATCCTACTGGAAAAGGTCCTCAGGAACCAAGAAGAATTCCAGTAGTTTGATTTTTGAAGTTGATACTTTGAGGTAGGAACTTGACGGAGGCTGTGGATTTTAGACTTCCCAGTTTTGATGTGAGGGAGGTTGAGCTGACCACCAGATCCATTTGCGGACTTTGAAATGAAACAAGTCCGATCTGTAGTGCGTCCGGTTTGTTGATTCACACTCTTACTAAACTGTACTACATCAAACTGAACCGAACCAAACCACTTTGGTGGAAACATGTCTTTAGGTGACTTAATGAAATTGTGGTTGGCTACTACAGCCACATTTCTTTGTAACATTTATGTGAAAATCAGGATTAAAACTATAAGCTAAGACTGATGAAAAAATGTTAAGGCTACAAAAATCAGGCCTTGGCTTGCGGGCTTGATATGAAGCAGACCAAACAACTGACAAGCCAGTCCCAGGTACGACGAGAACGCTTACATAAGCAGTTGGGTCAGAATCTCCCTCAAAAATTCCAACAGATGGCTCACACCTGGAGAACGCAATAATTCAGATGGTCAGCACAGAATTGGTGGGGGAAGTGAGTGATTCCACCTCAATTGGCTGAAAGTTTACTCCCAATGTTGGCAGGAGGGTTTCGAGTAGCAAGAACCATCCCCTTGTTGGTATCCTATGACGGCGTGGGGTCATAAATCACACCGGTGGACCCTTTCATTGCATTCTCTCTCCTATGTGACCTCTGCTTCAAGAGGAGGGGGGATGAAGGGGGTCTCGGCCGGGTGGGAAACCTGATCAGGGTGTCTTTACGTTCAATTAAAGCAGGGAGAATAAGTTTTGTCTTTATTTGGCAGGTGGGTTCAACCGAAACGGAATATTTGCGGCTGAACAAGGCTACTGTGGAGCTTCTGGTTCGTGTGTGAGCACATTCAAAAGCATACAAGCACAAAAGAATCACCTACTGAATTTGTTTTTAATCCAATACAGTATTTCTTCCTCTTCCGCTTTTAGCTTCTATTACATCATTTTCACAAATAGTCAACAATTACTAGACCATTTTGGCTACAAAGTATCCCTAAACGTTGACCTACATGGTTGTGCGAGCAACTCACCACAAAGCTGTGCGACAGCTATGCTAGCACGCTAACTGGATtagcctttctttttctttagagggaaaataaagaaattgtGACAATGTCAGCATTCGGGAAAGAGTGAGCCGACAGTAGCAACCAATGTAATCCCAACGTTTGTTTTCACCTGCTCAGAACGCCCAAGAGGAGGATTTAATGGAAAGAAGAATGTTCTCACTTAAAAGTAGGTTAAATCAAGAGTCCTACATACCACACTTATCCTGCTAAGCtgctggaaaaacaaaagaatttagcaaaaaataatattttagctCACAAAAAAGGATCCTACTGTTGAGTTTAGCCTCTCTGGGTCACAGAGAGGACATGCTAACAGAAAATGCTAGCTTGTACTAGCCTTGTGTTGGCCAAGtagaagtttgtttgtttgtttttttgtttgttttgcacaaGGGAAacttgagagagagaaaaatgatGATTATATAATCGTGACTGTTTAGAAACTTGCTAATTCAAAAATttaacattcaaaacaacaatggtGGAAAACATTTGGGGAACATAATGGTAAGAGACAAAAAAATTCctacaaaaatgtccaaatattaCGAGACAAATACATCACATACTGCATCTAAACGTACAAATTTTGCTGACAacttaataaacaaaaatgaaacatgAATATAGGAATATTCAGTTGTCATCATAATACACACAAagtaatattttgaaaaataatgaggaaaaatttttatatttttcaagaacaaaatgaaaaaaaagttttgtttttcaggaaaCTATAAAAATGTCAAGATTAAAAACAAGTTAGCATGTTATGAGAAAAGACAGGTTtctgaaaaacaaatacatacttaaaaaacatttcacaataTGTGAAAAAAAGTTAGATTTTTCAAAAACTACTTAATTTTATGCGGGTAAAAAAGCATTCTGAAACTGAAGAACATGAACTCTATTTTACTATTGAAGTGGGACTGTTACATGAAAaactctattaaaaaaaacaactttttttttctttttttgtaagaaaatgtCTGAAAAGACATTCAGAGGATTTCAGAATATTAAGAGGAATAAAATGCACACAGGAAAAAGTTGTTGTTTGAGAAACAAGGCAAGATGCCGcaagcaaagacatgcaattaaAGAAATACATCTTGCATATATAATTGAAATCTGAAGTTGAAGCCTGAGTTTGGCATGTCGTGTCTGCGTCAAAGGTCATTTTGCTGCTGCTAATCTCGTTAATGAAAACATTAGTGCCTGGAGCCCAGGAGAAAACCTTTCGATCTCTGTGAAGAATCCATTTGGGGGCGCGACGAGCGTTCAGACAGACTGACTGAGTCCTGGATCAGACTTTCATATGAGGTTTGAGATGAAAAGGGACAAAAAGCGGACAtttctgaaataaaataagtacCAGTAAACCAAGTAAATGTGACGAGTAACTTGACAAAAACTAAAGAAATGTTCTAATGACActgctctgtattaaatataaaatgcatTGCCTCTTTTTCTCGTGAGGCTCCAGATGAAGACGAAGAGCCAGTCTGTCTACTGTCGCTTTCTCAGACTTCCATCGTCATCAAAGTCAGTGACCTCACCACACTTTTGGGGTTTGGCCGCTCCCCGCCAGCGCCCGCTCGGGCCGCCAGGGCGAGCGAAGGCGCTGCGGATCGGCGCCATGCTGGGCCGGACCTCCCCGGAGGATTCGCTCCGAGACCAAACCACAGCAGGAGTCTCACGTCACGTGACGTATGCTGGCAAAACGGGGCAATTTGTTTTCACTTCATGGACACTTATGGAGAGTGAAGCAATAACAAAATGGCTttactcatccatccattatctgaaccgcttatttaaaaaaaagctaagtttaaaaaaatggcttatttttcaatttaaaagatTAGCAGGGGAATAATGTTTTAgactatttacaaaaaaaaaaaaaaaggctgaacttcacaaaagaaatatttttacattttataaagTAATCTTTTGAGAAATAAGGCCGCATGTTACCAAAAAagaagtagtattttttttaaaggtggaaTGTTACAAGAAACAAAATAGTGACATTTTTccaggaaaaagtttgaaactgaaatatatatatctaaGGCAAATGAGTTctattttttaggggggggaaggCCAAATGTTATAAGTGAAAATAtggacttaaaataaataaaataaaaaataaaactatgggAGTTGTATTATTTTGAGTAATAAGtagtattttaagaaaaaaaaaaaaaagaaatatttgaggggaaaaaaatactgcctggtatgataaaaagttgcatattaaaaagtgtttaataatgaagaaaaaaatcatttttgaaagTCAATATCTTAtaggaaaatttaaaaaagatttaaaataaaaaaataaaaaaaaaaagagagagaagaaagaTTGACGGTCTGTCCcaaataagtaagtaagtaagtaagtaagtaagtaaataaataaataaataaataaataccactgCATTGACCCATACTGAGTCACACCTTAAATTAATGGCCTTGCTTTGGACTTTCTGGATCCAtgataattttgttttgtttgtccccATAAGATGAGACAATGCCTTGTTTTcattccaataataataataataataataataataataataataatgtattgcaATGACCCATACCAAGTTGCACCTCATATTAAAGGCCATTATGACTTTAAATGATCACATGATGACCAAaaaacactgttttgttttgttttttacttgagAAAAACCTCATTGTCTATTATTTGACTGGCAAATCAGCCAAAACATGCTTGATAATCACCATAAATATTTTGTGATGCTCAAGGTCAATTGCATGAATcacaaaaatgtgcatttttcacAGGTGGGCAAATTGAATTACTGTACACAAAATTACTGGAAGTAACTCCAGACTTAAACATCAGTCTAAGCAGTATGTACTGTAATTGTATCCCCTATTTCAATGACACACTGGCTGTCAGACAAACAGGAAACCATGTACCCTACCTGTCACGGCGAGCAACAATACACAGGAAGTCTACTTCAGCCTGCGGCGCAGCGTGAACCAAGACGTCAAACCCTCTTCATCTGAGCCGACGTCCTGCGGGAGGAACAAGGACCGACGCCAGGTGTGTCATTGCGCAATTGGAGAGTGAGGTGCGCCTGCAAGGCTGCGGGAGCGAAACAATTAAGCCTAATCGTTTCGTGTGCAAGCACAGCAGCAGCCAGGAGGGAAACGTTGGTCTGGAAAACGGAAATGAAATTCAGGAAATATGCAGCAATTTAATGACATTAAGACATGTGGACCACCTAGTGTAGAAGTTACAAGTTCATGTTTAGACCTCCAAgcagctagatagatagatagatagatagatagatagatagatagatagacatttaaaaaaaaaattttttttaactttactagTAGAATTTCAAACTGTCATTTTTGACCCCCAACATAACAGGAAggtttaaaatacaaatgttaaACAAGAAGACGACCCCAATCTGGTCTATTTATGGACTTAACTGGAGAAACGAATCTGCACAGAACAATAGTTGGACCTCCTGACGGCCTCCATCAACATCTCCGCCTGACACTCGAGGGACCTTTTCACCCGCGCGCTCTGTCGCCACGCATTCCCACGTCGCAAATAGACTTCCGGGAGACGCTGACGACAGCaggaaggaggagaagaagaagattccttttatttcacaaaaactgGACACGTTTGTGGTTAGGATAGGATAGAATAGCATAGCCTAGCACTGTATTGCATCGCACAGTATAGCGTAGTGTAGGAGAACATAATGTAGCATAGCGTGTCGGCGCAGCAAATTGTAACAGTGTAAAATAGCATAGTTTAACATACCGTAGTGTAGCGTAGCATAGGTTAGCATACAGCGTAACAACATAGTGTATCAAAGTGCAGTGTAACATAGCATAAAAACATAGCATATAGCTGGGGTAACATAGCATAGCTTACCATAGCTTAGCATAGCGCAACACAGCATAGTGTAGTGGAGCACAGCATATTGTTGCATAGTGTGAACTGTGAAATAGCACAAGTTAGCACAGCAAAACAGTGTAGTGTATCATAGCATAGTGTAGCATAGAATAGTATAACACATATTGTAGCATTGCGTAGCATAGGTAACATAGTGGGTTGTAGTATAGCGTAGTGAAACATAGCTTAAGTGTAGCATAGCGTAGCATCATGTAATGCAACATAGCTTAGCATACTTAGCAAGCTAAACTGAAAGTCACCAACAcaaacttgaaaccctaatttgaaagccTGACTCATTTGTAGGTTTTTCTTTCTGCTTGATATCTTCAACAAGGGCCATCGAGACTTCTCAATTTTACGCTAAGACtggttcattgttttttttaacactttgcaGTGGTTAGCTGCTTGTTTCCCGCCCTATTTTCTCAACATTAACATCGCTTAACTTCCTTTTACGCTTGTGCGGCAGTAAAGCATGCAACTTTAAACATTGTCACTACTGTCAATAAAGGTTTTGACCATGGCCACTGTTTGACCCTGGGACATGATTATTTCTTTTCCAAAGTGCATTTCATTGGTTCTCacgacgtgtgtgtgtgcatgtgtgtgtgcgtgcgtacagAAGCAAAGAACAACATGTAGAGAAAGCAGCAGCTGTAGCAACAGTAACCCGAGCACCAGCAGATTACTGACAACCAGCAAAATActatacaatatataaaaaaaatatactaaataagaaaaaaagaagagaaataaaacaaaacgcaatcattttttttaaattattacattaggttgaaaaaaagataaaaataggattgaatttttaaaactaaaatgattGATGAAATAAGAtgaaatacaactttttttttcaaggatgaAACAAAGCagaattaaataaatcaaattaaaaatgacaaaatctgttagagagaaacaaaacaaaatacaggaatagagtaaaacaaaaaataataaaattcaattatataagaagaaaacaacacaaaaaatagacttaaaaaaaaaagtgatggacAGTTGCAAGACCTCAGCAAATAGTTCACTTGGTGACCATCATTATCATCGATAAAGTCAACACATACAAATGAGAGCACAGAAAACATATTGATTGTCATTCTAATGATCTGCTGTAGTTCTATGTTTAGactatgtgcatgtgtgtgtccagaggagttagcttagcatggagCTGAACCGCTGGTTGGTTCACGTAGCATAAAATATA
Coding sequences:
- the fam110d gene encoding protein FAM110C, with amino-acid sequence MKPLTPIGSPSPLRLLNKGPDYLRRQIDGGSHGRAISAVERLEADKAKYVKSQQVINTKQEPVLVPCATPPPPRRVFATPGGFSPQLPPRRLSSSPFSTLSGSFTSRDENENDDSRKENQLSSVDIEAHNNVINGKPPNPRKPGFTTLVAPHSAPVLRRSTGKRMLRPDSLVIYRQKKECKNPNGENGSVELKGYSFVRRLFQGSMREKGGGGVHKMVIGEEKAPSRDGESRMSWTNDKDTTDCGPGSRRSSKTDQEHSPGSITRPGLNTTLDHTNDGSKVTTDDRMDDNDPWRRASPQSSSCRSKFAGLHRSKSDLYLRCSVAWSEQEQFFDFCGLDTDLIDRLGRENFLSGASSMDTLSLALRSVAGDGGTEPSEFSRHSGDGLFQEELAEQPPTGVSIIERNARVIKWLYGCKNAAREGPKESTV